GTGAAGGCGGCCCGTTCGTTTTCATTTTGTGCAACTTTGTGGAAAGAGATTGACGCATGGGTACGGTTTTTGATCCGTTTGGCGCTCGCGATACGTTTTCGACTCCTCAGGGGGAATTGGGAATCTACCGAATTCGCCGGCTTCAGGATCAGGGACTCTGCGATGTAGACTCCCTCCCCTATTCGATCCGTATCCTGTTGGAAGCGGTTCTCCGTTCGTGCGACGGCTTCGTCGTGTCGGAAGATGACGTTCGCCGGTTGGCGGCCTGGAAGCCCAGCAACCCTGATCCGAGCGAAGTTCCCTTCATGCCGTCCCGCGTCGTGCTGCAAGACTTCACCGGCGTGCCGGCGGTGGTCGACCTGGCCGCGATGCGCAGCGCGATGAAGCGTCTCGGCGGCGACCCCAACAAAATTAACCCACTCATTCCGGTTGACCTGGTGATCGACCACTCGGTGCAGGTTGACGCCTTCGGCCACTCCGACTCGCTCGAAAAGAACGTCGAGCTTGAGTTCCAGCGCAACCGCGAACGTTACGAGTTCCTTCGCTGGGGCCAAAAGGCGCTCGACAATTTCCGCGCGGTGCCGCCGAACGTCGGCATTGTCCACCAGGTGAATCTCGAGTTCCTGGCCAAGGGGGTCTTCGTGCGTGAAGACGCAAAGGGCCCGGTCGCCATTCCGGACTCGCTGGTCGGTACCGATAGCCACACCACCATGATCAACGGCCTGGGGGTCGTCGGTTGGGGCGTCGGCGGTATCGAGGCCGAAGCGGTCATGCTGGGGCAGCCGATCTACATGCTGACCCCGGAAGTGGTCGGTTTTGAAATCACCGGCGAACTGCCGCCGGGCGTCACCGCCACCGACCTGGTGCTGACCGTGACCCAGATCCTCCGCAAGGAAGGTGTCGTTGGCAAGTTCGTCGAGTTCTTTGGTGACGGCGTTAGCAAGATGAGCCTGCCCGACCGAGCCACGATTGCCAACATGGCGCCCGAATATGGCGCCACGATGGGCTTCTTCCCGGTCGACGACGAAACGCTCAACTATCTCCGCCGCACCGGCCGCACCGAAGAAGAAGTCGCCCTGGTCGAAACCTACGCCAAAGAGCTGGGCATCTTCCGCACTGACGACGCCCCGATGCCGAAGTTCACCACGCTGGTCAAACTGGACGTCAGCACGGTCGAGCCGTCGATGGCCGGTCCGAAGCGTCCGCAAGATCGTGTTGCGCTCGCCAACATGAAGTCGGAATTCCAGCGCACGCTGACGGCGCCGATCGAACAGCGCGGATTCGCCTTGGGCGAAGACGAACTGGCCCGTACCGGCACGGTCGAAAACAATGGTTCGTCCGCCACGATCGGCCATGGCGCCGTCGTGATCGCGGCGATCACCAGCTGCACCAACACCAGCAACCCGTCGGTGATGTTGTCGGCCGGTCTGTTGGCTCGCAATGCGGTCGCCAAGGGACTTCGCGTTCCGTCGTACGTCAAGACGAGCCTGGCGCCGGGCTCGCGCGTCGTGACCGACTACCTGAACAAGGCCGGCCTGATGGATGATCTGGAAGCCCTCGGTTTCAGCCTGGTTGGCTATGGCTGCACCACCTGCATCGGCAACAGCGGTCCGCTGCCCGATCCGGTCGCCGCGGCGGTGACCAGCGGCAATTTGGTCGCTTCGGCGGTGCTGAGCGGTAACCGCAACTTTGAAGGTCGCGTCAATCCGCTGGTGAAAGCCAATTACCTGGCCAGCCCGCCGCTGGTTGTGGCGTACGCCATCGCCGGCAGCACCGACATCGACCTGGTCACCGAGCCGATCGGTAAGGATGGCGAAGGAAACGACGTCTTCCTGATAGACATCTGGCCCACTTCGGAAGAAGTGCTGGCGACCATCGACACCGCGCTGACGCCGGAGATGTTTCAATCGCAGTACAACTCCGCCTTTGAGTCGAACCCGACCTGGAACAAGATCGCGGTCGTTGAGGGAGAACTGTACGACTGGGACGAAAGCAGCACGTATATCCAAGAGCCGCCGTTCATGGTCGACATGGGGATCGAGCCGGAAGTGCTGAAGCCGATCACCGGCGCCCGCGTGTTGGCGCTGCTCGGCGACTCGGTTACGACCGACCATATCTCGCCGGCAGGTGCGATCGCCAAAGATAGCCCGGCTGGCCGCTACCTGATCGAAAACGGCGTCGAGCCGATCGACTTTAACAGCTATGGTTCGCGTCGCGGTAACGACCGCGTGATGCACCGGGGCACCTTCGCCAACATTCGCATCCGCAATCGTCTGGCGCCGGGGACCGAAGGTGGTTGGACTCGTTACCTGCCGACCGGCGAAGTGATGTCGATCTACGACGCGGCGGAGAAGTACAAAGCGGACGGCACGCCGCTGGTCGTCTTGGCCGGCAAAGAATATGGTACCGGCAGCAGCCGCGACTGGGCCGCTAAGGGAACCTTCCTGCTGGGCGTCACCGCAGTGATCACCTCCAGCTTCGAGCGGATCCACCGCAGCAACCTGGTTGGCATGGGCGTCTTGCCGCTTGAGTTCCCCACCGGTAAGTCGTGGGAAACCTTGGGCCTGACCGGGGAAGAAACGTTCGACATCGTCGTGGCCGACGACCTGAAGCCAGGCGGAGAAGTCCCCGTGAAGGCGACTCGCCCCGACGGCAGCACGTTGGAGTTTACCGCCAAGTGCCGCATCGACACCCCGGTCGAAATGGAATATTACCGCAACGGCGGCATCCTGCAGACCGTGCTGCGAAAGCTGCTGCAGGGCTAATTGGCCTGACGGCGAAGTGAAAATTCAAAACCGCTGCGGGAAGCGATTCCGGCGGCGGTTTTCCATCGGCACGACGCGGAAGATGCTGGTCTATCTGCCTGTTGAAAAATGCCATCGTGGCATTTTTCAACCTCGCCAGGCTCAGAGCATAGCTCTTCGCGGCTCGCAAAATAACGACTTCCGTCGCTATTTTGGGATCGCATCCATGCGATCACGCAGTCCGTCGAGAAAATCAACGGACTGCTATACGCCGCTAGGCTACTCAGCCGAAAAGAAATACCCGGTCCTCTATCTGTTGCATGGGATCGGCGGCGACGAGACCGAGTGGAAACGGTTCGCCCAACCGCAAGCCTTGCATGACAATCTGATCGCCGACGGTACGTCGACGCCGATGATCGTGGTGATGGCCAATGGCCGCGCCCAGAAAAACGACCAGGCCGAAGGAAACGTCTTCAGCCACGCCCCGGCTTTCGCGAAGTTTGAACGCGCCCCCGAATCGGCACAAACGGCGGGCTCTGCCAAGCGGCGTTGTTCACTTGCGGCTGATGCAAGACGTTGATCCCACCCAGCGAGCCGTTGCTGTAATACGTGTCGATTCCGGTCATCACCCAGTTGCGATACGACCAGGCGAATGCGCCGCCATTAACGTGGTATTTGGTCGTTTCGCCCATCATGAAGGTGTTGGAGAGACCATACAGCACGTTCGCGAAGCTGGTGTTCACATCAGCGCCAAACATCCGCTTGGTATTGCTCGATGACGTGGCGTAAGCGTTGCAGCTCGCATACTCTTGACTGCAATTGACGATGAACTCGTAATTGGTCGCAGCGCCCGAGTACGAACCGCTCGGTCCGTAGGCGGCCCCGGCCAGTCGACCGCGGACGGCGTTGCCGTTGGTGAGCGGGTCACCGACGATCGTGCCGGTCGCCCGTTGATAGCTGCTGCTTGCGCTGACCGAACAAGCTTCGGTGTGATCGAACTGATCTTACAGGTTGTTCATTTCGAGGAAAGGAAGCAGCGAAACGAGGCCATGGGCGTTTTTGATTTCGCCATCAACCGGCGTGCCCAGGCAGCCGCCATAGTTGCGACTCGCCGCCGGCAGTTTGCCATGCGTGTCAACATAGTTTTGTAGATCAGCCAAGCAGCCGAATGGGCGTTGCGAAAACGACGCGGACTGGCGCAGGCAGCGTATCGAGGTAAGCGTCTGGCTGGGCCGCCGCATCTTGAGCCAACCTGCGGAGCTCTGCGAGTTGGATCGGCAATGGTCGGCCTTCGCTATCGTCGAGAAGTTCGATCGCTCGCGCCGCATGCCGGGCGACGCCGACCGCCGAGCCTTCGCGCGCTTTCACGCCGGCGGCGGCCAACTTGATCAGCCCTTGGATCTGGGCGGCGGACTCCCCTGCTCTTTTCTGGGCGTGCCAGATCGCCTCCCAGGCCTCGTGCGCTTCCCAATAGTAGCCAGCGTTAAAGAGATCGATTCCGCGTAAGAAGGATTCGCACCGCCGCAGGTCGATCGGGCAGTCGATCGGCGGCGTTTCGCTCTGAAAACTATGCCCGGCGGGATGCGAAATCGGGTGCGCATGCATCCCCGGAACGTACGCGTAGGGAGGAAGCGAGAACTGGGGAGCATAGCGAGGCATCGGCGACTCTGGTTTCCGGCGGCAGGGTCTGGGCGTATGCTGAACGACAGATATCTGTCGACGATTCTAAGGAAATTGGCGTGAGCGAGGCAAAAGTCATTGTGGTCACGGGAGCGACGCGCGGGCTTGGCCGGGCGCTGGTCACCAAGTTTGTGGAAGCG
The genomic region above belongs to Blastopirellula retiformator and contains:
- a CDS encoding alpha/beta hydrolase, yielding MRSRSPSRKSTDCYTPLGYSAEKKYPVLYLLHGIGGDETEWKRFAQPQALHDNLIADGTSTPMIVVMANGRAQKNDQAEGNVFSHAPAFAKFERAPESAQTAGSAKRRCSLAADARR
- a CDS encoding DUF309 domain-containing protein, translating into MPRYAPQFSLPPYAYVPGMHAHPISHPAGHSFQSETPPIDCPIDLRRCESFLRGIDLFNAGYYWEAHEAWEAIWHAQKRAGESAAQIQGLIKLAAAGVKAREGSAVGVARHAARAIELLDDSEGRPLPIQLAELRRLAQDAAAQPDAYLDTLPAPVRVVFATPIRLLG
- a CDS encoding DUF1559 family PulG-like putative transporter, with amino-acid sequence MVGDPLTNGNAVRGRLAGAAYGPSGSYSGAATNYEFIVNCSQEYASCNAYATSSSNTKRMFGADVNTSFANVLYGLSNTFMMGETTKYHVNGGAFAWSYRNWVMTGIDTYYSNGSLGGINVLHQPQVNNAAWQSPPFVPIRGRVQTSRKPGRG
- the acnA gene encoding aconitate hydratase AcnA, producing the protein MGTVFDPFGARDTFSTPQGELGIYRIRRLQDQGLCDVDSLPYSIRILLEAVLRSCDGFVVSEDDVRRLAAWKPSNPDPSEVPFMPSRVVLQDFTGVPAVVDLAAMRSAMKRLGGDPNKINPLIPVDLVIDHSVQVDAFGHSDSLEKNVELEFQRNRERYEFLRWGQKALDNFRAVPPNVGIVHQVNLEFLAKGVFVREDAKGPVAIPDSLVGTDSHTTMINGLGVVGWGVGGIEAEAVMLGQPIYMLTPEVVGFEITGELPPGVTATDLVLTVTQILRKEGVVGKFVEFFGDGVSKMSLPDRATIANMAPEYGATMGFFPVDDETLNYLRRTGRTEEEVALVETYAKELGIFRTDDAPMPKFTTLVKLDVSTVEPSMAGPKRPQDRVALANMKSEFQRTLTAPIEQRGFALGEDELARTGTVENNGSSATIGHGAVVIAAITSCTNTSNPSVMLSAGLLARNAVAKGLRVPSYVKTSLAPGSRVVTDYLNKAGLMDDLEALGFSLVGYGCTTCIGNSGPLPDPVAAAVTSGNLVASAVLSGNRNFEGRVNPLVKANYLASPPLVVAYAIAGSTDIDLVTEPIGKDGEGNDVFLIDIWPTSEEVLATIDTALTPEMFQSQYNSAFESNPTWNKIAVVEGELYDWDESSTYIQEPPFMVDMGIEPEVLKPITGARVLALLGDSVTTDHISPAGAIAKDSPAGRYLIENGVEPIDFNSYGSRRGNDRVMHRGTFANIRIRNRLAPGTEGGWTRYLPTGEVMSIYDAAEKYKADGTPLVVLAGKEYGTGSSRDWAAKGTFLLGVTAVITSSFERIHRSNLVGMGVLPLEFPTGKSWETLGLTGEETFDIVVADDLKPGGEVPVKATRPDGSTLEFTAKCRIDTPVEMEYYRNGGILQTVLRKLLQG